CGTGTCGCCGATGATGGCCGCGCCGCCAGTCGTGATGTTGAGCGGGCATGGTGCCATCGTCTCCCATGTCGTGCTGCCGACCGCGTGCCGGTACAACACGTACCCCGTACTGTAACCGGCCGCCACATAGACGTGGCTGCCGTTCGTAGCTGCGGCGTTGTCCATCATCGCCGTGGGCATCGTACTATGCTGAGCCCAGGCGTCAGTTGCCTGGGGTTCACTCGCCGGGCCCAGGACATAGTCGTCCGAGCCGGGGAGCCCGTAGTAGTACTTCACAAGCTCTGGTTGATTCTGCTGCTCCGTTGCCTCGGTCGCCGGCACGCTGGCCAGGCCTGCGCCCAGCACGAAAGCAAGAAGCATTACGGTCGCTTTCATCGGTCCTCCTTTATTATCTGCGGTCTTGACGTTTTAGTTTGTTTATGGGACTACAAACGTTGGCATCAACGCCGCACAGGAATTCTATCCGTGTGCCAACCGAAGTCAATAACAACCGATACTCCGAAACCAAGCCTGTGAAGTTCAGCGAATCACAAACCATGCCAGCGCCATAGCCTGCGCTCCGGCGTAGCTGGTTGCACAGCGCTCAGTGCGATTCCTCTTTTCCGACATCCGGTGCTTGACATTGGCCGCAGTTCTGCCTAGCATCGGTGCCGATGGCAAGAGACGAAGAAGAACTCACAACCCACCTCGAACGTGTCCAGGCTGAGCTTGCCCGACGAAACGAGCAGGCGCTGCTTGGCGGTGGCAAGGACCGCATCGAGAAGCAACACGCCGCCGGCAAGCTGACTGCCCGCGAGCGACTCGACATCCTCCTTGACAAGGACAGCTTTGTGGAACTTGACCGACTTCGGGTCCACGACTGCGACGAATTCGGTATGGACAAGCAGCGAATTCCTGGTGATGCGGTTGTAACCGGTCACGGTCTCATTGGCGGCCGACCGGTTGCGGTGTTCTCCCAAGACTTCACTGTGTTCGGCGGCACACTTTCGAAGGTATTTGCCGAGAAGGTATGCAAGGTCATGGACCTGGCGATGCGGGTCGGCATGCCGATCATTGGCCTGAACGATTCGGGCGGAGCGCGAATCCAGGAAGGTGCAGTCAGCCTGGCCGGTTACGCCGACATTTTTCTGCGTAACGTGCTCGCCTCAGGCGTGATCCCGCAGATTTCCTGCATCCTCGGCCCCTGCGCTGGCGGCGCAGTGTACTCGCCGGCTCTCACCGATTTCATTTTCATGTCCGAGCGCACAAGCTACATGTTCATCACCGGACCTGAGGTCATCAAAGCTGTGACCCGCGAAGAAGTTACCAAGGAGAAGCTCGGTGGTGCCGACACCCACAATGCCGTGTCCGGAGTTGCGCATTTCAAGGGTCTGGACGACCGGGACGTGCTCGAACAGTGTCGTAAGCTCTTGTCTTATCTGCCCCAGAATAATCGCGAAGCACCGCCGCACAGCGATTTGGCCGACCCCGCGGATCGGGATACCGAAGGGGTCGAAGACGTTATCCCGGACGACCCGCGCAAACCTTATGACATGGCTGCAATTATTCGCCGGACCGTTGATCAAGGAAGTTTCTTTGAGGTACAGAAGTTCTGGGCCAAGAACATCATCATCGGCTTTGCCCGCATCGCGGGCGAAGTCGTCGGCATCGTCGCAAACCAGCCACAGTTCCTTGCCGGTTGTCTAGACATTGATGCCTCCACCAAAGCAGGCCGGTTCGTAAGGTTCCTCGATTGCTTCAATATTCCTATCGTAACCTTTGTTGACGTGCCCGGTTTCCTGCCCGGCACCAATCAAGAATACGGCGGCATCATCCGTCACGGTGCAAAGCTGCTCTATGCGTTTTGCGAAGCAACCGTACCCAAGGTAACGGTCATCACCCGCCGGGCCTATGGCGGAGCATACGACGTGATGTCGTCCAAGCACATCCGCGGAGATTTCAACTTTGCCTACCCCACTGCCGAAATTGCGGTAATGGGTGCAGAAGGTGCCGTCAACATCCTGTTTCGCAAAGAAGTTGCGGAGTCTCGGGACCCGGAAGAGACCCGGCGTGAACTTATCCGTGACTATGAGGAGAAGTTCTCAAACCCGTTCCGGGCCGCAGAACTGGGTTACGTTGACGAAGTGATTCAGTTCAAGGATACAAGGCGCAAGATTGCCCGCGCGCTCAAACTGCTCAGGACAAAGAAACTGTCAAACCCCTGGCGCAAACACGGAAATATACCTCTGTAGTAAATGCCCAAGTCTCAGGACCCAAGGCCCAATCCCGAAACCCAAGACAACCTAGTACGCTGGCAACAGGAAGTCCTTGGCCCGGCACTGGCCAAGGCACCGGAACGCGAGGAGGGATTTGAGACTACTTCGGGCATTGAGCTCAAGCGGGTCTATCTGCCTCCTGAGCAGGAACCTGTTCTCGGCCTGCCCGGTGCCTTTCCTTTCACCCGTGGCGTTCAGCCGACGATGTACCGCTCACGCTTCTGGACGATGCGCCAGTACGCCGGTTTCGGCTCAGCCGAGGAGACGAATCAGCGCTTCCGTTATCTTCTCGAACAGGGCCAGACCGGACTGTCGGTTGCGTTCGACCTGCCCACACAGATGGGTTACGACTCTGACCACCCAATGGCTCGTGGCGAAGTCGGCAAAGTCGGAGTGGCGATTTCGTGTTTCGACGACCTGGCCGTGCTTTTCGACCAGATCCCGCTCGATAAGGTCTCAACCTCAATGACGATAAATGCGACTGCCGGCATCCTGCTCGCGATGTACTGCGTCTTGGCCGAGCGTCGGGGGATACCCATAAGAGAGCTACGCGGCACGGTTCAGAACGACATCTTGAAAGAGTATGTAGCGCGCGGCACCTACATCTTCCCACCCCGGCCATCGCTTCGGCTTGTCACCGACCTGATTGCCTGGTGTGCAAAGAATGTTCCAAAATGGAATACGGTCAGTGTTTCCGGGTACCATATGCGTGAGGCTGGCGCGACTGCGGTTCAGGAAGTGGCATTCACCATTGCCGACGGTCTTGAATACATCAGGGCCGCACTCGAGGTTGGACTTGCGATTGACGACTTCGCACCCAGGCTTTCTTTCTTTTTTGCGGCACATTCCAACATTCTCGAGGAAGCGGCGAAGTTCCGCGCTGCCCGCCGGCTCTGGGCCCGGCTTCTGCGTGAGAGGTGGAACGCGTCCGACGAATCGTGCAAGCTGAGATTCCACACCCAGACCGGGGGAGTCACGCTCACTGCCCAGCAACCGGATAACAACGTTGTCCGGGTCGCATACCAGGCACTGGCCG
The candidate division WOR-3 bacterium DNA segment above includes these coding regions:
- a CDS encoding acyl-CoA carboxylase subunit beta — encoded protein: MARDEEELTTHLERVQAELARRNEQALLGGGKDRIEKQHAAGKLTARERLDILLDKDSFVELDRLRVHDCDEFGMDKQRIPGDAVVTGHGLIGGRPVAVFSQDFTVFGGTLSKVFAEKVCKVMDLAMRVGMPIIGLNDSGGARIQEGAVSLAGYADIFLRNVLASGVIPQISCILGPCAGGAVYSPALTDFIFMSERTSYMFITGPEVIKAVTREEVTKEKLGGADTHNAVSGVAHFKGLDDRDVLEQCRKLLSYLPQNNREAPPHSDLADPADRDTEGVEDVIPDDPRKPYDMAAIIRRTVDQGSFFEVQKFWAKNIIIGFARIAGEVVGIVANQPQFLAGCLDIDASTKAGRFVRFLDCFNIPIVTFVDVPGFLPGTNQEYGGIIRHGAKLLYAFCEATVPKVTVITRRAYGGAYDVMSSKHIRGDFNFAYPTAEIAVMGAEGAVNILFRKEVAESRDPEETRRELIRDYEEKFSNPFRAAELGYVDEVIQFKDTRRKIARALKLLRTKKLSNPWRKHGNIPL
- a CDS encoding methylmalonyl-CoA mutase family protein encodes the protein MPKSQDPRPNPETQDNLVRWQQEVLGPALAKAPEREEGFETTSGIELKRVYLPPEQEPVLGLPGAFPFTRGVQPTMYRSRFWTMRQYAGFGSAEETNQRFRYLLEQGQTGLSVAFDLPTQMGYDSDHPMARGEVGKVGVAISCFDDLAVLFDQIPLDKVSTSMTINATAGILLAMYCVLAERRGIPIRELRGTVQNDILKEYVARGTYIFPPRPSLRLVTDLIAWCAKNVPKWNTVSVSGYHMREAGATAVQEVAFTIADGLEYIRAALEVGLAIDDFAPRLSFFFAAHSNILEEAAKFRAARRLWARLLRERWNASDESCKLRFHTQTGGVTLTAQQPDNNVVRVAYQALAAVLGGTQSLHTNSRDEALALPTQESAKLALRTQQILAHETGIADTVDPLAGSYAVESLTDEIETRARELILRVEALGGVVSAIEQGFIQEQIADSAYRYQQEIEAGRRIVVGLNRYQEPEERRLEILRVDPELGRKRSAKLAEVRRGRDTGTVKAALSVVREAAAGTANLMEPILAAVRANATVGEISDAMRSVFGEYDRQ